GCGATGGGCCGGCTCATCCGCATCGCGCTCGACTCCGACGAGGCGTCGCTCGTCGCGGGGCTGCGCGAGGAGGGGTTCATCAAGGACGGGATCGAGGTCGACCCGGCGATGCTGCTCGACTACCTCGGGCCGTTCGTGGAGCCCGCGGCGCAGGAGCGCTTCGCCTTCACCCGCGACTGGATGCGCGAGCAGTTCGAGCGGATCAACGACTCCCAGGCCGAGTCCTTCTCGCTGGCCACCCGGCTCAACCTGCCGTCGTCCTACCTGCTCATCCACCGCACCTGGCTCGGCGCGATCGGCCTGCTCAGCCAGCTCGGCGCCACGGCGCCCTTCCGCGAGATCCTCGAGGAGTCGCTGCCGGGCTTCGACGACTGACGCCGCGCGATCGGCCCGGATCGCGTGACCGGGTGGCACCATGACGCGCATGGATGCCGCCGCCGCCCTCGCCCGTTGGCACGCCGTCGTCGAGAGTCGCGACCCCGCCGGGCTCCCCGGCCTCATCGCCGAGGACGCGGTCTTCCGCAGTCCGGCGGTGCACACGCCCCAGGAGGGTCGCGACACGGTCGTCGGCTACCTCACGGCCGCGTTCACCGTGCTGGGTCCGGGACTGACCTACGAGCGGGAGTGGCTCGGCGCGGACTCCGCGGTGCTCCAGTTCCGCACCGACGTCGGCGGCCTGCAGGTCTCCGGCGTCGACATCATCACCTGGGACGACGCCGGGCAGATCGTCGACTTCACCGTCATGGTGCGTCCGGCCAAGGCCCTGCAGGCGGTCATCGAGCAGATGGGCGCCGAGCTGCTGCGGATGCTGGAGGCCGCGGGCGGCTAGACCCAGAAGCCCCGCCCGCCGCCGTACCACTCGCCGAACTGCTCGCGGTAGGACGACCCGGGAGCCCGCGAGCCCAGGTAGGACCCGACCACCGCGGCCCCGAGGTCGTCGAGCTCGGGGCTGACCATCCGGCCGTCCACCCGGCGCGCCATCGAGTCGATGAAGCGCGCCAGTCCGGGGTCCTCGCCGAGGCGGAAGAACGTCACCTGGGCGCCCAGCCGGGCGGCGGCGTCGAGCTCGCGCACCGAGTGGGCGATCGTCAGGGGGTGGGGCGGGTAGGAGAACCACACCTCGCCGTCGGGCTCGAGGTGGGCGGTCGGCTCGCCGTCGGTGACGACGAGGAGCACCGGCTGGGCATTGGGGTGCTTGCGGAAGAACCGGTTGGCGAGCAGCAGCCCGTGGTGGAGGTTGGTGCCCTTGTCCCAGCGGGCGTCGAGGGCGGTGAGCTCCTCGATCTCCATGACCTGGGCGTGCCGGCCGAACGCGATCAGCTGGAGGTCGTCGCCGCGGAAGCGGGAGCGGATGAGCTGGTGCAGCGCCAGCGCGGTGCGCTTCATCGGCACCCATCGCCCGTCCATCGCCATCGAGAACGACGTGTCGACCAGCAGCACGACCGCCGCCTGGGTGCGCGCCTCGGTCTCGACCACCTCGATGTCGTCGACCTGGATCCGCACGGGCGACGAGCCTCCGTCACGCAGCACCGCGTTGGTGATCGTGCGCGGCACGTCCCACGGCTCGGTGTCGCCGAACTCCCAGCGCCGCGACGCGCCCGACGGCTCGCCGGCCAGGCCGGTCGTGCGCGTCTCGCGGGCGCCGGAGCGCCCGCTCATCCGCTCGGCCACGTCGCGCAGGAGCGCCTTGCCGAGCTGGCGCATCGCCTTGGGCGAGAGCCGCAGCTCGCCGTCGGAGCCGCGCTTGAGGTAGCCGCTGTCACGCAGCGCGCGCTCGAGCTCCTGCAGCGTCCTGGCGGCCACCGCCGCGTCGGGACCGAGCTGCTGGGCCAGCGCGTCGAGGTCGACGTCGTCCATCCGCGCGCCGTGGTGCGACTGGGCGAGCTGGTCGGCGAGCGCGTCGAGCTGGGCGAGGTCCTGCAGCGCGCCGGTGCCGTCGCCGAGGCCCATTCCCTGGTCGCCCTCGAAGCTCTCCGAGCCCGACCAGTCCTCGCCGGGGCGCAACGCCTGGAGGTTGGCGTCCATCCGCGCCAGCTGCTCCATCAGCTGCGGCGAGCCGAAGGCCTGCTGCGAGAGCTCCATCAGCTCCTGGCGCTGCTCGGGCGTCATCGAGTTGAGCATCCGCTGCGCCGCCGCGGCCCGCTGGGCGAGGGAGTCGAGCAGCTCGTCCATGTCCTGCGGGTCGTCGGGGAAGAAGTCGCCGTGCTTGTCCATGAAGTCGCGGAACTCGTCGTCGGTGACGCCGTCGGCGGCGTGCTTCTCGAGGAGGTCGTTGAGGTCGGAGAGCATCTCGTTGACCGCTGCCCGGTCGTCGTCGGTGGCGCCCTCGAGCGCCTGCTTCATGCCCGCGAAGCGCTGGTCGAGCAGCTCGCGACCGAGCAGGTCCTTGATCTCCTCGTAGGCCTCGCGCGCCTCCGACGACTGCCAGTCGTACGACGACAGCTCGCTCACCGCCGCCGGCGTGGAGGTCGGCAGGTTGTCGAGCATGAGCTCGCGGAAGGCCCGGTCGCCGTCGTCCATGGTGATGTCGCGCGCCAGCTGGCCGCGCTCGGCGAGGACCGCCCGGTCGAGGAGCTCGCGCACCTCGCGCATCGTGCCGTCGAGGTCGTTGCGCTGCAGGATCTCGCGCCGACGCTCGGCCACCTTCCGGGCGAGCTCGTCGAGCCCGGCCCGGTCGGTGCCGCCGCGGCGCAGGAACTCACGCATCGCCCGTTCGGGCGAGTAGCCGGCCATCACGTCCTGGCCAATGGCGTCGAGCGCCTCGGCCAGGTCGACCGGCGGGGCCAGCGGGTCGCCGCCGTCGTACTTGCGGAAGCGGCTCACCGCGGTCCCCTGCCCAGCTCCTTGCGGAGCCACACGTCGTCGGGCCAGTCGCGGTCGGTGACCCGCTCGACCTCGGTGAAGCCGTGGGCGCGGTAGAAGTCGTAGGCCTGCTGGTTGCCGTCGACGACCTCGAGCCACAGCACGTCGCCCTCGACCATCGCCTCGACCTCGGCCAGCAGGCGGCCGCCGATGCCGCGACCCTGGTGGTCGGGGTGGACGTAGAGCTTCCACATCACCTCGCGGTCGCCGGTGACGTGGGGGAAGTCCCGGTGCGACTGCGAGAGCCGGCCGAAGGCGGCCATCGCGACGACCTGGCCGTCGACCTCGGCGACGAGGTGCGCGTTGCGCGCCAGCGACCGCTCGAAGACCTCGGGCACCCACCACTCGTCGAGCATCCGCTGGGCGTACGCCGCGTCGATCGGGCCGTAGGTCGCCGGCACGACCGCCTCGCCGAGGGCGCGGAAGGCGGGGATGTCGGCCGTCGTGCCGGGGCGCAGCCTGATGTCGTGGGTGATGACGTGGGTGATGAACCCGTCGCCCCGCGTCTCGCCGGCCGCCTCACCCATAGACGGTCTCCCCGGCCTCGGTGTCCTTGCCGATCTTGCGCGCGAGGTAGAGGCCCTCGAGCGCCAGCTCGATCGCGGCGGCGCGCTCGCCGTCGTTGGTGGCCCCCAGCCGGTCGCACACCGCGTCGTAGAGGTCGGACTCCCCCAGAACGGGGAGACCGGCGAGGAAGTCGCGCGCCCCCACCCGGGCGCCGGTGCTGACCATCGCCCCCTCCTCGATGGCCTCGACGAGCAGGCGCAGGTCGATGCCGGCGAGGTGGGCGCGCACCGTCTCGGCGACCGCGGTGCGGAGCAGGTGGGTGAGGATCTCGGTCTCCCGGCCCTCCTCGCCGGTCTCGAACTCGATCTTGCCGCCGAGCACGTCGACCGCCGTCTCGAGATCGACGACGCGAGCCACGGCCTCGTCCTCGCCCTGCGTGGTGGCGCGGTGCAGGGCCGCGGCGGCGATGGTCTCGGCGCCCGCGATCGCGAAGCGCGCACTGACCCCGGAGCGCTGGTCGACCGACTGCGAGTCGCGCAGGTGGCGGGTGAACCGTGCCAGCACCTCGAGGAGGTAGGGCGGGACGGCGGCGACGAGGTCGGCCTCCTGCTCGATGACAGCGATCTCCTCCTCCACCTGCCGCGGGTAGTGGGTGCGGATCTCGGCGCCGAAGCGGTCCTTGAGCGGGGTGATGATGCGTCCGCGGTTGGTGTAGTCCTCGGGGTTGGCGCTGGCGACCACCAGCACGTCGAGCGGCAGCCGGAGGACGTAGCCGCGGATCTGGATGTCGCGCTCCTCCATCACGTTGAGCAT
The sequence above is drawn from the Nocardioides sp. zg-1228 genome and encodes:
- a CDS encoding GNAT family N-acetyltransferase translates to MGEAAGETRGDGFITHVITHDIRLRPGTTADIPAFRALGEAVVPATYGPIDAAYAQRMLDEWWVPEVFERSLARNAHLVAEVDGQVVAMAAFGRLSQSHRDFPHVTGDREVMWKLYVHPDHQGRGIGGRLLAEVEAMVEGDVLWLEVVDGNQQAYDFYRAHGFTEVERVTDRDWPDDVWLRKELGRGPR
- a CDS encoding nuclear transport factor 2 family protein, which gives rise to MDAAAALARWHAVVESRDPAGLPGLIAEDAVFRSPAVHTPQEGRDTVVGYLTAAFTVLGPGLTYEREWLGADSAVLQFRTDVGGLQVSGVDIITWDDAGQIVDFTVMVRPAKALQAVIEQMGAELLRMLEAAGG
- a CDS encoding VWA domain-containing protein, encoding MSRFRKYDGGDPLAPPVDLAEALDAIGQDVMAGYSPERAMREFLRRGGTDRAGLDELARKVAERRREILQRNDLDGTMREVRELLDRAVLAERGQLARDITMDDGDRAFRELMLDNLPTSTPAAVSELSSYDWQSSEAREAYEEIKDLLGRELLDQRFAGMKQALEGATDDDRAAVNEMLSDLNDLLEKHAADGVTDDEFRDFMDKHGDFFPDDPQDMDELLDSLAQRAAAAQRMLNSMTPEQRQELMELSQQAFGSPQLMEQLARMDANLQALRPGEDWSGSESFEGDQGMGLGDGTGALQDLAQLDALADQLAQSHHGARMDDVDLDALAQQLGPDAAVAARTLQELERALRDSGYLKRGSDGELRLSPKAMRQLGKALLRDVAERMSGRSGARETRTTGLAGEPSGASRRWEFGDTEPWDVPRTITNAVLRDGGSSPVRIQVDDIEVVETEARTQAAVVLLVDTSFSMAMDGRWVPMKRTALALHQLIRSRFRGDDLQLIAFGRHAQVMEIEELTALDARWDKGTNLHHGLLLANRFFRKHPNAQPVLLVVTDGEPTAHLEPDGEVWFSYPPHPLTIAHSVRELDAAARLGAQVTFFRLGEDPGLARFIDSMARRVDGRMVSPELDDLGAAVVGSYLGSRAPGSSYREQFGEWYGGGRGFWV
- a CDS encoding sigma 54-interacting transcriptional regulator, yielding MTHAAQQTSQHPEPSTLGQLRESGHRLKPLRQELRDNLLARLRAGEDPWPGLHGFDDTVIPQVERALLAGHDMVLLGERGQGKTRLLRSLVALLDEWTPVISGSELGEHPYEPVTVTSQQAVATYGDDLRISWRHRDERYAEKLATPDTSVADLIGDVDPMKVAEGRHLGDPETIHFGLIPRSHRGIVAINELPDLAERIQVAMLNVMEERDIQIRGYVLRLPLDVLVVASANPEDYTNRGRIITPLKDRFGAEIRTHYPRQVEEEIAVIEQEADLVAAVPPYLLEVLARFTRHLRDSQSVDQRSGVSARFAIAGAETIAAAALHRATTQGEDEAVARVVDLETAVDVLGGKIEFETGEEGRETEILTHLLRTAVAETVRAHLAGIDLRLLVEAIEEGAMVSTGARVGARDFLAGLPVLGESDLYDAVCDRLGATNDGERAAAIELALEGLYLARKIGKDTEAGETVYG